Part of the Pyrobaculum calidifontis JCM 11548 genome, CCTCCTAAGGCTACTACAACCAGCACTTGCGCGCATATCTACGCGTCTAAATAAACTTTGTCCGTTGCGCCACAGCGTAAGTGGCCAGAGAAGAAGAGGCAGCCAACGCGGCTAGAAATTCCCAGGGGAGCGCTGGGGAGTAGGCCATTAGCCAGGAGAAGATATAGCTCACATGTAGGCCCAGCGCCATATTTGTCACATTTACCACCGCGAGAGCCGATGAGGGGTCTTGTGAAACTTTTGACGCAGTTGCGTATATGGCTGTAATATAGGCGGAGAAGGCCGCGCCGTATGTAAAGGCGAGCAGAAACAGCGCGTAAACTGGGGCAAAGGGGGTTAGGGCGTAAGCCCCTGCCGCAAGGAGGGGGGCCGCGGTCAGAAAGCGCAGTTTTTTCTGAGTCTTGTCGTATAATCTGCCGAAGAATCCGCCTAAGAACCCCGAGGCCATTGCCGCGGAGGACAAGGCGCCTGCAACGCTCTCTGCAACCCCTCTGTGGAGGTGGGCCCACGTAGCGGCCAAACTGTTTGCGGCATACACCGACCCCCAGAAGGGAAATGAGGCGAGACCGAAGGAGTAGGCCCTCCAGCTGAACTTCGACGCGCCCTTAAGAGGAGGCCCTCTGAAGATTAGTACGCCGAGGACTATTGCCAACGCGCCGGGGATAGCCAACGCGAGGCGCCAACCCGTCAACGAGGCCACGTACCCCCAGTAAAATCCAACGAAGGCGCCTATGTTGAACGACGCGCTGTACCACCCCAGCGCCGTCGCAACGGCATCTGGCATATACGCCACAATTAGGGCCCCCGCAGTTGAGAAAAAGAGGCCAGCCCCCACGCCCCCCAACGCCCTGAGCAACAAGGCCTCCCACCACGAATTAGACAGCGAGAGCAAGAGAGAAGAGGCGCCGAAGATGGCCATCCCCGCGCCTGCCACCTTGTTAAACCCCAGCTTGCCCCCCAAGTAGCTGGCCGGGATTTGCATAACCCCTGTCCCGACGATGAACATAGCCGGGAGTAGCCCCGCGCTTGAGG contains:
- a CDS encoding MFS transporter; amino-acid sequence: MRLILAARALYALMWFYVAPVLPQMLKEFGVDASSAGLLPAMFIVGTGVMQIPASYLGGKLGFNKVAGAGMAIFGASSLLLSLSNSWWEALLLRALGGVGAGLFFSTAGALIVAYMPDAVATALGWYSASFNIGAFVGFYWGYVASLTGWRLALAIPGALAIVLGVLIFRGPPLKGASKFSWRAYSFGLASFPFWGSVYAANSLAATWAHLHRGVAESVAGALSSAAMASGFLGGFFGRLYDKTQKKLRFLTAAPLLAAGAYALTPFAPVYALFLLAFTYGAAFSAYITAIYATASKVSQDPSSALAVVNVTNMALGLHVSYIFSWLMAYSPALPWEFLAALAASSSLATYAVAQRTKFI